A stretch of Chiloscyllium punctatum isolate Juve2018m chromosome 6, sChiPun1.3, whole genome shotgun sequence DNA encodes these proteins:
- the LOC140479051 gene encoding G-protein coupled receptor 35-like: protein MTNNVTVHCNGSLTKEMHYILIGISIPTFLLGLTFNAMTLWAFCCKFRKWTETIIFLTNLAISDSILLMSLPFKMYSYRSTWNLGSSYCTFLECLYFVNMYVSIYTIVCITVDRYIAIKYPFKAKYFRSPMTATFVCGATWTLVCSLSIFLKVKFNNAIDEKICFQKTTVQPTKAGIIISIELFGFVIPFLIMSFCSYHVIVTLCKKSTESQGNLMFGRSIKIVVSNLIIFFLCFMPFHTGLLLEFLQEMSKPDCKLLTNVRRFMSVSSSIANMNCCLDGIIYYYVSIETREFLNRTKKDGNNLNLYTVSFQNTQDTWQPGIQ from the coding sequence ATGACGAACAATGTGACTGTGCACTGCAATGGTTCATTGACGAAAGAAATGCATTATATTTTGATTGGAATATCTATACCAACATTTCTCCTGGGATTAACATTTAATGCAATGACCCTATGGGCATTCTGCTGCAAATTCAGGAAATGGACAGAGACCATTATTTTTTTGACAAACCTGGCGATTTCAGACAGTATCCTGCTCATGTCTTTACCCTTCAAGATGTACAGCTACAGGAGTACTTGGAACCTTGGATCGAGCTACTGCACATTTCTCGAATGCTTGTATTTTGTGAACATGTATGTGAGCATCTACACCATTGTCTGCATAACCGTAGATCGATACATTGCAATAAAGTACCCATTTAAGGCAAAGTACTTCAGGTCACCAATGACAGCCACATTTGTATGTGGTGCAACTTGGACTTTAGTGTGTTCACTTTCAATTTTCCTGAAAGTAAAATTTAATAATGCCATCGATGAGAAAATTTGTTTTCAGAAAACCACTGTACAGCCAACAAAAGCTGGGATTATCATTTCCATTGAGTTGTTTGGATTTGTAATACCTTTCCTCATTATGAGCTTTTGCTCATATCACGTCATCGTGACTCTCTGCAAAAAAAGTACAGAATCCCAGGGAAACCTCATGTTCGGACGAAGCATAAAAATTGTCGTCTCAAATCTAATCATCTTTTTTCTTTGTTTCATGCCTTTTCACACAGGATTATTGCTTGAATTTCTGCAAGAGATGTCAAAGCCAGATTGCAAATTGCTGACTAATGTACGTCGTTTTATGAGTGTGTCTTCATCTATAGCTAATATGAACTGCTGCCTGGATGGAATAATTTATTATTATGTTTCCATAGAAACTCGTGAGTTTTTAAATCGAACTAAAAAGGATGGTAACAATTTAAACCTTTACACTGTATCTTTTCAGAACACCCAAGATACTTGGCAGCCAGGCATTCAGTAA